One Pseudorhodoplanes sinuspersici DNA segment encodes these proteins:
- the nuoH gene encoding NADH-quinone oxidoreductase subunit NuoH yields MVEFFWSWIWPLIIMVAQSLLLMVILLVAIAYVLYADRKIWAAVQIRRGPNVVGPYGLLQSFADLLKFALKEPVIPAGSNKGIFLLAPLVTCVLSLAAWAVIPVNAGWVIADINVGILYIFAISSLSVYGIIMGGWASNSKYPFLAALRSAAQMVSYEVSIGFVIITVLLCVGSLNLTDIVDAQNGKYGFLNWFWLPLLPMFVVFFVSALAETNRPPFDLVEAESELVAGFMVEYGSTPYMMFMLGEYVAIATMCAMGTILFLGGWLPPVNVAPFTWVPGVIWFTLKCLFMFFLFAMVKAIVPRYRYDQLMRLGWKVFLPISLAMVVIVAAVLQFGGLAPQ; encoded by the coding sequence ATGGTCGAGTTTTTCTGGAGCTGGATTTGGCCGTTGATCATCATGGTGGCGCAGAGCCTCCTGCTGATGGTGATCCTGCTCGTTGCTATCGCCTATGTGCTCTATGCCGACCGCAAGATCTGGGCGGCGGTGCAAATCCGGCGTGGTCCAAACGTCGTTGGTCCTTACGGCCTCCTTCAATCCTTCGCGGACCTGCTCAAATTTGCATTGAAAGAGCCGGTGATCCCGGCCGGCTCGAACAAGGGGATCTTCCTGCTGGCGCCGCTGGTGACTTGCGTGCTCTCGCTCGCAGCCTGGGCGGTGATCCCGGTCAATGCCGGATGGGTGATCGCCGACATCAATGTCGGCATCCTCTATATCTTCGCGATCTCCTCGCTCAGCGTCTATGGCATCATCATGGGCGGCTGGGCCTCGAACTCGAAATATCCGTTCCTTGCTGCGCTTCGCTCCGCCGCGCAGATGGTGTCCTACGAAGTCTCGATCGGCTTCGTGATCATCACCGTGCTGCTTTGCGTCGGTTCGCTGAATCTGACCGACATCGTCGATGCGCAGAATGGCAAATACGGCTTCCTCAACTGGTTCTGGTTGCCGCTCTTGCCGATGTTCGTTGTGTTCTTCGTGTCGGCGCTGGCGGAAACCAACCGCCCGCCGTTCGATCTGGTCGAAGCGGAATCGGAACTCGTCGCCGGCTTCATGGTGGAATACGGTTCAACGCCGTACATGATGTTCATGCTGGGCGAATATGTCGCCATCGCCACCATGTGTGCGATGGGCACGATCCTGTTCCTCGGCGGTTGGCTGCCGCCGGTGAATGTCGCGCCCTTTACCTGGGTGCCGGGCGTGATCTGGTTCACGCTCAAGTGCCTGTTCATGTTCTTCCTGTTCGCAATGGTCAAGGCGATCGTCCCGCGCTATCGCTACGACCAACTGATGCGGCTCGGCTGGAAAGTGTTCCTGCCGATCTCGCTGGCGATGGTCGTGATCGTCGCCGCCGTTCTCCAATTCGGGGGGCTGGCGCCACAATGA
- the nuoI gene encoding NADH-quinone oxidoreductase subunit NuoI, with amino-acid sequence MRLDQAARSVFLAEFVQAFFLGMRYFFKPKPTINYPFEKNPISPRFRGEHALRRYPNGEERCIACKLCEAICPAQAITIEAGPRRNDGTRRTTRYDIDMVKCIYCGLCQEACPVDAIVEGPNFEFATETREELYYDKERLLANGDRWEREIAQNIRLDAPYR; translated from the coding sequence ATGAGACTCGATCAGGCCGCACGGTCGGTTTTCCTCGCCGAATTCGTTCAGGCGTTCTTCCTTGGCATGCGCTATTTCTTCAAGCCCAAGCCGACCATCAACTATCCTTTCGAGAAGAATCCGATCTCGCCGCGCTTCCGTGGCGAGCACGCGCTACGCCGCTATCCCAATGGGGAAGAGCGCTGCATCGCCTGCAAGCTCTGCGAGGCCATCTGCCCGGCCCAGGCGATCACCATCGAGGCCGGCCCGCGCCGCAACGATGGTACACGCCGCACCACGCGTTATGACATCGACATGGTGAAGTGCATCTATTGCGGCCTGTGCCAGGAAGCCTGTCCGGTGGATGCGATCGTCGAGGGACCGAATTTCGAATTCGCCACCGAGACCCGCGAAGAATTGTATTACGACAAGGAGCGGCTGCTCGCGAACGGCGATCGCTGGGAGCGGGAAATCGCCCAGAACATCCGGCTGGACGCCCCTTACCGGTAA
- the nuoN gene encoding NADH-quinone oxidoreductase subunit NuoN translates to MTIPMPDLIPAIPELILATGALALLMVGAYGGERSNFIVSVLSIILLVAASAAVVLLPAGRLSTFNGSFVVDDFARFVKVLAFGGTAAAILMSFDYVKRAGMRKFEYPVLMLLSAVGMGMLISATDLIALYLGLELMSLSLYVIAAIDRDSAKSTEAGLKYFVLGALSSGMLLYGASLIYGATGQISFAGIAQAAPQGGLPLTFGLVFLLAGLCFKVSAVPFHMWTPDVYEGSPTPVTAFFAGAAKVAAMAIFVRATMTAFPTIVLQWQQILVFVAIASMALGSFAAIGQTNIKRLLAYSSIGHMGFALVGLAAGTEEGVQGVLIYVAIYIAMTLGTFACVLSMKRDGRFVESISDLAGLARTSPMMAFLFAMLLFSLAGIPPLAGFFAKFYVFLAAIKAGLYALAVIGVLTSVIGAYYYLAIVKTMYFDEPHKSFEPMSGEQVLVLGLAGLFNLLFFVYPAPLLDAATVAAKSLF, encoded by the coding sequence ATGACAATTCCGATGCCCGATCTCATTCCGGCGATCCCTGAACTCATCCTTGCCACGGGCGCGCTGGCGCTGCTGATGGTCGGCGCCTATGGCGGCGAGCGCTCGAATTTCATCGTCAGCGTGCTGTCGATCATCCTGCTGGTCGCGGCCAGCGCTGCGGTCGTGTTGTTGCCGGCCGGCAGGCTGTCGACTTTTAACGGCAGTTTCGTCGTCGACGATTTCGCGCGCTTTGTGAAAGTGCTGGCGTTTGGCGGCACGGCAGCCGCGATCCTGATGTCGTTCGACTATGTCAAACGCGCCGGGATGCGGAAATTCGAATATCCGGTGCTGATGCTGCTGTCGGCCGTCGGCATGGGCATGCTGATCTCGGCGACAGATCTGATCGCGCTGTATCTCGGCCTCGAACTGATGAGCCTGTCGCTCTACGTGATCGCGGCGATCGACCGCGATTCCGCGAAGTCGACGGAAGCGGGCCTGAAATATTTCGTCCTCGGTGCGCTGTCGTCCGGCATGCTGCTCTACGGCGCCTCGCTGATCTATGGCGCGACCGGGCAGATCAGCTTCGCCGGCATCGCCCAGGCGGCGCCGCAGGGCGGCCTGCCGCTGACCTTCGGTCTCGTCTTCCTGCTCGCAGGCCTTTGCTTCAAGGTTTCGGCGGTGCCGTTCCACATGTGGACGCCGGACGTCTATGAAGGATCGCCGACGCCGGTGACAGCGTTCTTTGCCGGTGCCGCGAAGGTTGCCGCGATGGCCATCTTTGTGCGCGCGACCATGACGGCGTTCCCGACCATCGTGCTGCAATGGCAGCAGATCCTCGTCTTCGTCGCCATCGCCTCGATGGCGCTCGGCTCCTTCGCGGCGATCGGCCAGACCAACATCAAGCGCCTGTTGGCCTATTCGTCGATCGGTCACATGGGTTTTGCGCTGGTCGGTCTCGCCGCTGGAACGGAAGAGGGCGTGCAGGGCGTCCTCATCTATGTCGCCATCTATATCGCGATGACACTCGGCACCTTCGCTTGCGTCCTGTCGATGAAGCGCGACGGCCGCTTTGTGGAGTCGATCTCCGACCTCGCCGGGCTGGCGCGGACCTCGCCGATGATGGCCTTCCTGTTCGCGATGCTGCTGTTCTCGCTTGCCGGCATTCCGCCGCTCGCCGGGTTCTTTGCGAAGTTCTATGTGTTCCTGGCGGCCATCAAGGCCGGGCTCTATGCGCTGGCGGTGATCGGCGTTCTCACCAGCGTGATCGGCGCCTATTACTATCTCGCCATCGTCAAGACGATGTATTTCGACGAACCGCACAAGAGCTTCGAGCCGATGTCCGGTGAGCAGGTCCTGGTGCTGGGCCTTGCGGGCTTGTTCAACCTGTTGTTCTTCGTCTATCCCGCGCCGCTGCTCGATGCTGCGACGGTCGCGGCCAAGTCGCTGTTCTGA
- the nuoK gene encoding NADH-quinone oxidoreductase subunit NuoK translates to MIIGLGHYLSVAAILFTLGIFGIFLNRKNVIIILMSIELILLAVNINLVAFSSFLGDISGQIFALFVLTVAAAEAAIGLAILVVYFRNRGSIAVEDVNLMKG, encoded by the coding sequence ATGATCATTGGGCTGGGCCATTACCTCTCGGTCGCTGCGATCCTGTTCACGCTCGGGATCTTCGGCATCTTCCTCAACAGGAAGAACGTCATCATCATCCTGATGTCGATCGAACTCATTCTGCTGGCGGTCAACATCAACCTGGTCGCATTTTCCAGCTTCCTCGGCGACATTTCTGGGCAAATCTTCGCGCTGTTCGTGTTGACTGTGGCCGCAGCGGAAGCCGCCATCGGCCTTGCCATCCTCGTTGTCTATTTCCGCAACCGTGGCTCGATCGCGGTCGAAGACGTCAATCTGATGAAGGGCTGA
- a CDS encoding biotin--[acetyl-CoA-carboxylase] ligase has product MVFAVGPRAKEAGYRVRSFDRLDSTNSEAMRLAQNGERGPLWVVTEEQTAGRGRQGREWQSFIGNLAASLLITNDLKLSDAATLGFVAGLAAHEACAVAAPGLSLSLKWPNDLLANGAFSSDVDSGSREENAPRRKKTGKLAGLLLESQNLGDRLALVVGIGVNVAAAPEGMGYPAVSLAGLGYPVQASNLFASLTEAFVKYDSLWNRGRGFADIRRLWLERAHGVGKSVSVHMGDRIEHGIFETLDEHGCLILRKPDGTACTIAAGDVYFGDARTVQAGVSK; this is encoded by the coding sequence ATGGTGTTTGCGGTCGGGCCGCGGGCGAAAGAGGCTGGCTATCGCGTTCGCAGCTTCGACCGGCTCGATTCCACCAATAGCGAAGCCATGCGCCTGGCCCAGAACGGCGAGCGCGGCCCGTTGTGGGTCGTTACGGAAGAACAAACTGCGGGGCGAGGTCGGCAGGGCCGCGAATGGCAATCGTTTATCGGCAACCTTGCGGCCAGCCTGCTGATTACCAACGATCTCAAGCTGTCCGATGCCGCCACGCTCGGCTTCGTCGCGGGCCTTGCCGCGCATGAGGCCTGCGCCGTCGCGGCGCCGGGCCTGTCGCTCTCGTTGAAATGGCCAAACGATCTTCTCGCCAATGGAGCGTTTTCAAGCGACGTGGATTCCGGTTCGCGTGAGGAAAACGCGCCAAGGCGAAAAAAGACCGGCAAGCTCGCCGGATTGCTTCTGGAGTCGCAGAACCTCGGCGATCGGCTCGCATTGGTGGTTGGGATTGGCGTCAATGTCGCTGCAGCGCCAGAGGGGATGGGCTATCCGGCGGTATCGCTGGCGGGTCTTGGCTACCCGGTACAGGCGTCCAACTTGTTCGCCAGCTTGACCGAGGCCTTCGTCAAATACGATAGCCTATGGAACAGGGGGCGCGGATTCGCCGATATCCGGCGGCTCTGGCTCGAACGGGCGCATGGCGTCGGAAAGTCTGTCTCGGTTCATATGGGCGATCGCATCGAACACGGAATTTTTGAAACCCTGGACGAGCACGGGTGCCTCATCCTGCGCAAGCCGGACGGCACAGCGTGCACGATCGCAGCCGGCGATGTCTATTTCGGCGATGCCCGGACGGTGCAGGCAGGAGTTTCGAAATAG
- the nuoG gene encoding NADH-quinone oxidoreductase subunit NuoG, translating to MSKIIVDGIEVDVPAEYTLLQACEAAGAEIPRFCFHERLSIAGNCRMCLVELKGSPKPVASCAWAVRDCRPGPNGEPPVVNTRTPMVRKAREGVMEFLLVNHPLDCPICDQGGECDLQDQAMAYGADTSRYIENKRAVEDKYIGALVKTSMNRCIHCTRCVRFSTEVAGVPELGAIGRGEDMEITTYLEQAMTSELQSNVVDLCPVGALTSKPYAFAARPWELNKTESIDVMDAVGSAIRIDTRGREVMRILPRTNEDVNEEWISDKTRHVVDGLRAQRLDTPYIREGGRLRPASWNEAFALVAQKVKTTSPDRIGAIAGDLCAVEDMYALKDLLTRLGSKNVDARQRGSMIDPRWGRAAYLFNATIPGIEQADALLIIGANPRKEAAIINARIRKRWRAGHFPIALIGDHVDLTYPYHYLGAGPESLAELAAGKGDYAEILRKAERPLVLVGASIFTRNDGARVAALAARVAMEIGAVKDGWNGFSVLHYAASRVGALDIGFVPGEGGRTALQMAAGDIDVLFSLGADEIDVERGPFVVYIGTHGDAGAHRADVILPGAAYPEKSGIYVNTEGRVQMAARASFPPGDAREDWAIMRALSDVLGARLPYDSLAQLRQALFAAYPHLQRIGEITPADPSDLRRLAQLSGTPDKAPFTSVIDDFYLTNPIARASAVMAECSALAEQRAIMTAAE from the coding sequence GTGAGCAAAATCATCGTCGACGGCATCGAGGTCGACGTCCCCGCAGAATACACGCTGCTGCAGGCCTGCGAGGCCGCGGGCGCCGAGATTCCGCGTTTCTGTTTCCACGAGCGGCTGTCGATTGCCGGCAATTGCCGCATGTGTCTTGTCGAGTTGAAAGGCTCGCCCAAGCCAGTCGCATCTTGTGCCTGGGCTGTGCGCGACTGCCGTCCGGGCCCCAATGGTGAACCGCCGGTCGTCAATACGCGCACGCCGATGGTGCGCAAGGCGCGCGAAGGCGTGATGGAATTCCTTCTGGTCAACCACCCGCTCGATTGCCCGATCTGCGATCAGGGCGGCGAATGCGACCTGCAGGATCAGGCGATGGCCTATGGCGCCGACACGTCGCGCTATATCGAGAACAAGCGTGCGGTCGAGGACAAGTATATCGGCGCGCTGGTCAAGACCTCGATGAACCGCTGCATTCATTGCACGCGCTGCGTTCGCTTTTCGACCGAAGTGGCCGGCGTGCCGGAGCTTGGCGCGATCGGCCGCGGCGAGGATATGGAGATCACCACCTATCTCGAACAGGCGATGACGTCTGAGCTGCAAAGCAATGTCGTCGATCTCTGTCCGGTCGGCGCGCTCACATCAAAGCCGTATGCATTTGCCGCCCGGCCATGGGAATTGAACAAGACCGAATCCATCGATGTGATGGATGCTGTCGGCTCGGCCATCCGCATCGATACGCGCGGCCGCGAAGTCATGCGCATCCTGCCGCGCACCAATGAAGACGTGAACGAGGAATGGATTTCCGACAAGACGCGCCATGTCGTCGACGGCTTGCGCGCGCAGCGGCTTGATACGCCCTATATCCGCGAAGGTGGACGTCTGCGTCCGGCGAGCTGGAATGAGGCTTTCGCCTTGGTCGCGCAGAAGGTGAAGACGACGTCGCCTGATCGCATCGGCGCCATTGCCGGTGATCTTTGTGCTGTCGAGGACATGTATGCGCTGAAGGACCTGCTGACGCGACTGGGTTCTAAGAACGTCGATGCACGTCAGCGCGGTTCGATGATCGATCCGCGCTGGGGACGGGCGGCCTATCTGTTCAACGCGACCATCCCCGGTATCGAGCAAGCCGATGCGCTGCTGATCATCGGCGCCAACCCGCGCAAGGAAGCTGCGATCATCAATGCGCGCATTCGCAAGCGCTGGCGCGCCGGGCATTTCCCGATCGCGCTGATCGGCGACCACGTCGATCTGACCTATCCGTATCATTATCTCGGCGCCGGCCCGGAGTCGCTGGCTGAACTCGCGGCCGGAAAGGGCGACTATGCCGAGATCCTGCGCAAGGCCGAGCGTCCGCTGGTCTTGGTTGGCGCATCGATCTTTACGCGCAACGACGGCGCACGTGTCGCGGCGCTGGCGGCGCGTGTGGCGATGGAAATCGGCGCTGTGAAAGACGGCTGGAACGGCTTTTCGGTTTTGCATTATGCGGCCTCGCGCGTTGGGGCGCTCGATATCGGCTTCGTGCCGGGCGAGGGCGGGCGCACCGCGCTGCAGATGGCCGCTGGCGATATCGACGTGCTGTTCTCGCTTGGTGCCGACGAGATCGATGTCGAACGCGGGCCTTTCGTCGTTTACATCGGCACGCATGGTGATGCCGGCGCGCACCGTGCCGACGTGATCCTACCGGGCGCGGCCTATCCGGAAAAATCCGGCATCTACGTCAACACCGAAGGCCGCGTGCAGATGGCGGCCCGTGCGTCCTTCCCGCCCGGCGATGCCCGCGAAGACTGGGCGATCATGCGTGCATTGTCGGACGTCTTGGGTGCGCGTCTGCCTTACGACTCTCTGGCGCAATTGCGGCAGGCGTTGTTCGCGGCCTATCCGCATCTGCAGCGGATCGGCGAAATCACGCCAGCCGATCCGTCAGATTTGAGGCGGCTCGCGCAATTGTCCGGCACGCCGGACAAAGCGCCGTTCACATCGGTGATCGATGACTTCTATCTGACAAACCCGATCGCGCGCGCCAGCGCGGTGATGGCGGAATGTTCGGCACTGGCCGAGCAGCGTGCCATCATGACAGCGGCGGAGTAA
- a CDS encoding NADH-quinone oxidoreductase subunit M has product MTTWPILSVTTFLPLVGALFIMLLRGDNDAVKRNARWVALWTTLVTFAVSLVLVWRFDASTADFQFVEKMRWLSGYASYSMGVDGISLPLVILTTAIMPICIIASWDSIQNRVKEYMIAFLVLETMMVGTFCALDLVVFYLFFEAGLIPMFLIIGIWGGPRRVYASFKFFLYTLLGSVLMLLAIMAMYWSAGTTDIPTLLKHSFPRELQTWAWLAFFASFAVKMPMWPVHTWLPDAHVEAPTAGSVVLAAILLKMGGYGFLRFSIPMFPLASADFAPLIFALSVIAIVYTSLVAMMQEDVKKLIAYSSVAHMGFVTMGIFAMTAQGVGGAVFQMISHGIVSGALFLCVGVVYDRIHTREIKAYGGLVERMPLYAAIFMLFTMANVGLPGTSGFVGEFLTLLGTFKVNVAVATLATLGVILSACYALWLYRKMIFGKLDKPKLQSIQDVNYREILIFTPLVILTLLFGFYPKPVLDMSSTSVNALVSQYQQAVNDKNPGAKKAASIDQRMTGESK; this is encoded by the coding sequence ATGACCACCTGGCCCATCCTGTCCGTCACGACGTTCCTGCCGCTGGTCGGCGCGCTGTTCATCATGCTGCTGCGCGGCGACAACGATGCCGTGAAGCGCAATGCCCGCTGGGTGGCGCTGTGGACCACGCTCGTCACCTTTGCGGTGTCTCTGGTCCTCGTCTGGCGCTTCGATGCCTCGACGGCGGATTTCCAGTTCGTCGAGAAGATGCGCTGGCTGTCAGGCTATGCCTCCTATTCAATGGGTGTCGACGGCATTTCGCTGCCGCTGGTGATCCTGACGACCGCGATCATGCCGATCTGCATCATCGCGAGCTGGGATTCGATCCAGAACCGCGTGAAGGAATACATGATCGCCTTCCTCGTCCTCGAGACGATGATGGTCGGCACCTTCTGCGCGCTCGATCTCGTGGTGTTCTATCTGTTCTTCGAGGCCGGCCTGATCCCGATGTTCCTGATCATCGGCATCTGGGGAGGCCCGCGCCGGGTCTATGCCAGCTTCAAGTTCTTCCTCTACACGCTGCTCGGCTCGGTGCTGATGCTGCTGGCCATCATGGCGATGTACTGGAGCGCCGGCACAACCGACATCCCGACGCTGCTCAAGCATTCTTTCCCGCGCGAATTGCAGACCTGGGCCTGGTTGGCCTTCTTCGCATCCTTCGCCGTGAAGATGCCGATGTGGCCGGTCCATACCTGGCTGCCCGACGCGCACGTGGAAGCGCCGACGGCCGGCTCCGTCGTGCTGGCGGCGATCCTTCTGAAGATGGGCGGCTACGGGTTCCTGCGGTTCTCCATCCCGATGTTCCCGCTGGCTTCGGCCGATTTTGCGCCGCTCATCTTCGCGCTGTCGGTCATCGCGATCGTCTATACGTCGCTGGTCGCGATGATGCAGGAGGACGTGAAGAAACTGATCGCCTATTCGTCGGTCGCCCATATGGGCTTCGTGACCATGGGCATCTTCGCCATGACCGCGCAGGGTGTCGGCGGCGCCGTGTTCCAGATGATCTCGCACGGCATCGTCTCCGGCGCGCTGTTCCTTTGCGTCGGCGTCGTCTACGACCGCATTCATACCCGCGAGATCAAGGCGTATGGCGGCTTGGTCGAGCGAATGCCGCTCTATGCAGCGATCTTCATGCTGTTCACGATGGCCAATGTCGGCTTGCCCGGCACGTCCGGATTCGTGGGTGAATTCCTGACGCTGCTCGGCACCTTCAAGGTCAATGTGGCGGTGGCGACGCTGGCGACGCTCGGCGTCATCCTGTCGGCCTGTTATGCGCTGTGGCTCTACCGGAAAATGATCTTCGGCAAGTTGGACAAGCCGAAGCTGCAATCGATTCAGGACGTCAACTATCGCGAAATCCTGATTTTCACGCCGCTGGTGATCCTGACGCTGTTGTTCGGCTTCTATCCAAAGCCCGTGCTCGATATGTCGTCGACATCGGTCAACGCGCTGGTGTCGCAGTATCAGCAGGCTGTGAACGATAAAAATCCCGGCGCGAAAAAGGCTGCCTCGATCGATCAGCGCATGACGGGCGAAAGCAAATGA
- a CDS encoding NADH-quinone oxidoreductase subunit J has translation MILPALFFYLFAAVCIASALMVIASRNPVHSVLYLILAFVNAAGLFLLLGAEFLAMILVVVYVGAVAVLFLFVVMMLDVDFAELREGFLQYLPVGALIGVILLAEILMVVGAWTIGGGTPRVIAAPTPTDISNTEAIGLVLYTKYLYFFQAAGLVLLVAMIGAIVLTLRHKEGVKRQNISDQVARTPATAIEIRKVKSGQGLEV, from the coding sequence ATGATCCTGCCTGCGCTCTTCTTCTATCTCTTTGCGGCGGTGTGTATCGCCTCGGCGCTGATGGTGATTGCGTCGCGCAATCCCGTGCATTCGGTGCTGTACCTGATCCTGGCCTTCGTCAATGCGGCCGGCCTGTTCCTTTTGCTCGGCGCCGAGTTCCTGGCGATGATCCTCGTCGTCGTCTATGTCGGCGCGGTCGCGGTCCTGTTCCTGTTCGTGGTCATGATGCTGGACGTCGACTTCGCCGAATTGCGCGAGGGCTTTCTGCAATATCTTCCGGTCGGCGCGCTGATCGGGGTGATCCTGCTGGCGGAAATCCTGATGGTGGTCGGCGCCTGGACCATCGGCGGCGGCACGCCGCGCGTCATCGCCGCGCCGACACCGACCGACATCTCGAACACCGAAGCCATCGGCCTCGTGCTCTATACGAAGTATCTCTACTTCTTCCAGGCGGCGGGGCTCGTGCTGCTGGTGGCGATGATCGGCGCGATCGTCCTGACGCTGCGGCACAAGGAAGGCGTCAAGCGCCAGAACATTTCCGATCAGGTTGCGCGCACGCCGGCGACCGCCATCGAAATCCGCAAAGTGAAATCGGGGCAGGGGCTCGAAGTATGA
- the nuoL gene encoding NADH-quinone oxidoreductase subunit L: MYQAIVFLPLIGCLIAGLFGRIIGARPAELVTTLLLFASAALSWYAFARVGFGHIDERIVLFPWIQSGDFKVDWVIRVDTLTAVMLVVVTTVSSLVHLYSIGYMHEDPHRQRFFAYLSLFTFAMLALVTADNLAQLFFGWEGVGLASYLLIGFWYQKPEANAAAIKAFVVNRVGDFGFALGIFALFMMTGAIDFDTIFAQAPALTGKTIDFFGWHADALTLICLMLFMGAMGKSAQFLLHTWLPDAMEGPTPVSALIHAATMVTAGVFMVARLSPLFELAPVALMVVTLIGATTAMFAATVGLVQNDIKRIIAYSTCSQLGYMFVAMGVGAWSVGMYHLFTHAFFKALLFLGSGSVIHAMHHEQDIRHMGGLKNKIPLTYWLMIIGTLALTGFPFTAGYFSKDAIIEAAYAGKNPFAVYGFACTVLAAALTSFYSWRLIFKTFHGEPHDRHHYEEAHESPMVMLVPLMVLAAGSILAGYPFYEYFAGHHVEEFFRNSLAFSKTNTILEDMHHVPALVVWTPTVMMVLGFAIAYLFYIRDPRIPVEMARNHQLLYRFLLNKWYFDELYDLIFVRPAKWLGTTLWKRGDGWLIDGFGPDGVSARVLDVTRNVVRLQTGYLYHYAFAMLIGAAALITWFMFAGAH; encoded by the coding sequence ATGTATCAGGCCATCGTCTTCCTTCCGCTCATTGGCTGTCTGATCGCCGGCCTGTTCGGCCGCATCATCGGCGCGCGCCCGGCCGAGCTCGTCACCACGCTGCTGCTGTTCGCGTCGGCGGCGTTGTCCTGGTACGCCTTCGCCCGCGTCGGCTTCGGCCATATCGACGAACGCATCGTGCTGTTCCCCTGGATCCAGTCCGGTGACTTCAAGGTCGACTGGGTGATCCGGGTCGACACGCTGACCGCCGTGATGCTGGTCGTGGTGACGACGGTGTCGTCGCTCGTGCATCTCTATTCGATCGGTTACATGCACGAGGATCCGCACCGCCAGCGGTTCTTCGCCTATCTGTCGCTGTTCACCTTCGCGATGCTGGCGCTGGTCACCGCCGACAATCTCGCTCAGCTCTTCTTCGGCTGGGAGGGCGTCGGTCTCGCCAGTTATCTCCTGATCGGCTTCTGGTACCAGAAGCCGGAAGCCAATGCTGCCGCCATCAAGGCCTTCGTCGTCAACCGCGTTGGCGATTTCGGCTTCGCGCTCGGCATCTTCGCGCTATTCATGATGACCGGCGCGATCGATTTCGACACCATCTTCGCGCAGGCGCCCGCCCTGACCGGCAAGACCATCGATTTCTTCGGCTGGCATGCCGATGCGCTGACGCTGATCTGCCTGATGCTGTTCATGGGCGCGATGGGCAAGTCGGCGCAATTCCTGCTGCACACCTGGCTGCCCGATGCGATGGAGGGCCCGACCCCGGTCTCCGCGCTGATCCATGCCGCGACCATGGTGACCGCCGGCGTGTTCATGGTGGCGCGCCTGTCGCCGCTGTTCGAATTGGCGCCGGTGGCGCTGATGGTGGTGACGCTGATCGGCGCGACGACGGCGATGTTCGCCGCCACCGTAGGTCTCGTCCAGAACGACATCAAACGCATCATTGCTTACTCGACCTGCTCGCAGCTCGGCTACATGTTCGTCGCCATGGGTGTCGGCGCCTGGTCGGTCGGCATGTACCACCTGTTCACGCATGCCTTCTTCAAGGCGCTGCTATTCCTTGGCTCAGGCTCGGTGATCCATGCCATGCACCATGAGCAGGACATCCGGCATATGGGCGGGCTGAAAAACAAGATTCCGCTGACCTATTGGCTGATGATCATCGGCACCCTGGCCTTGACCGGCTTTCCGTTTACCGCCGGCTATTTCTCCAAGGACGCCATCATCGAGGCCGCCTATGCCGGGAAAAATCCATTCGCCGTCTATGGCTTTGCCTGCACCGTGCTCGCGGCCGCGCTGACGTCCTTCTATTCATGGCGCCTGATCTTCAAGACCTTCCATGGCGAGCCGCACGACCGCCATCATTACGAAGAGGCGCATGAAAGCCCCATGGTGATGCTGGTGCCGCTGATGGTGCTTGCGGCGGGCTCGATCCTCGCTGGCTATCCGTTCTATGAGTATTTTGCCGGCCATCACGTCGAGGAATTTTTCCGCAATTCGCTGGCTTTCTCCAAGACCAACACCATCCTCGAAGACATGCATCACGTGCCGGCGCTGGTCGTCTGGACCCCGACCGTCATGATGGTGCTCGGCTTTGCGATTGCCTACCTGTTCTATATTCGCGATCCGCGCATTCCGGTCGAGATGGCGCGCAACCATCAGCTCCTGTACCGCTTCCTGCTCAACAAGTGGTATTTCGACGAGCTGTATGACCTGATCTTCGTGCGTCCGGCCAAGTGGCTCGGCACGACGCTGTGGAAGCGCGGCGACGGCTGGCTGATCGACGGCTTCGGGCCTGACGGGGTCTCAGCCCGCGTGCTCGATGTGACGCGCAATGTCGTCCGCTTGCAGACCGGTTATCTCTATCACTATGCGTTCGCCATGCTGATCGGCGCCGCCGCGCTCATCACCTGGTTCATGTTCGCAGGGGCGCACTGA